From one Musa acuminata AAA Group cultivar baxijiao chromosome BXJ2-6, Cavendish_Baxijiao_AAA, whole genome shotgun sequence genomic stretch:
- the LOC135615174 gene encoding glycosyl hydrolase 5 family protein-like: MRLGFLLPCITVLLVTGNVCKLAHNSSALPLSTSSRWIVDESGLRVKLACVNWVSHLEPVVVEGMGKQPLDTISKKIAAMGFNCVRLTWPLFLVTNDSLAGLTVRQSFQALGLMESIAAIQVNNPDLLNLTLIQAFKAVVSNLADNNVMVILDNHISKPGWCCSNFDGNGFFGDKYFDAEEWIKGLTKMATMFNGSPNVVGMSLRNELRGPKQGVTEWYRYMQRGAEAVHSANPNVLVILSGLSFDNDLGYLSKKPVELTFQGKLVFELHWYAFSDGQAWANGNPNQVCGRVAGNVMRRAGFLLEQRWPLFLSEFGLDQRGTNVNDNRYLGCMMGVAAELDLDWALWTLQGSYYIRQGVLAMDETYGLLTWDWSKPRNSGLLQRIQAIQSPFQGPGLSDLSPYSIIFHPSTGLCVLRTSLLGPIELGPCDESDVWSYTEQQTLTLKDKLLCLKADGTGKPARLGIICSDTQSKWEFISDSKMHLSTKMSSDGCSLCLDVDPDGISIITNPCRCLTNDQTCNPESQWFKMISSTRKTASKNSILRLPSRPEIWRFVRNRVLESSM, from the exons ATGAGGCTCGGCTTCCTCCTTCCTTGCATCACCGTGCTGCTTGTTACTGGTAACGTGTGCAAGCTGGCACATAATTCATCAGCGTTGCCCCTCTCGACGAGCTCCCGGTGGATCGTCGATGAGTCCGGCCTGCGAGTTAAGCTAGCTTGCGTCAACTGGGTGTCCCACCTGGAGCCCGTGGTGGTGGAGGGCATGGGGAAGCAGCCACTGGACACCATATCCAAGAAGATCGCCGCCATGGGCTTCAACTGCGTTAGGCTCACTTGGCCTCTCTTCTTGGTCACCAACGACTCCCTAGCCGGCCTCACCGTCCGGCAGTCTTTCCAGGCTCTCGGCCTAATGGAGTCCATCGCCGCCATCCAAGTCAACAACCCAGATCTTCTCAACCTCACGCTCATCCAGGCATTCAAG GCCGTGGTGTCCAATCTTGCTGATAACAACGTCATGGTGATCTTAGATAACCACATCAGCAAACCCGGATGGTGCTGCAGTAACTTCGACGGCAATGGCTTCTTCGGCGACAAGTACTTCGACGCCGAAGAGTGGATCAAGGGGCTCACAAAGATGGCCACAATGTTCAACGGCTCGCCCAACGTAGTCGGCATGAGCCTGAGGAACGAGCTCAGAGGTCCGAAGCAAGGCGTTACTGAATGGTACAG GTACATGCAAAGGGGTGCGGAAGCAGTGCACTCGGCGAACCCCAACGTTCTCGTCATACTGTCGGGCCTCAGCTTCGACAACGACCTGGGCTACCTCTCCAAGAAGCCCGTCGAGCTAACGTTCCAAGGGAAGCTCGTCTTCGAGCTGCACTGGTACGCCTTCTCCGACGGCCAGGCTTGGGCGAATGGAAACCCTAACCAAGTGTGTGGGCGAGTAGCGGGGAACGTGATGAGGAGGGCAGGGTTCTTGCTGGAGCAGAGGTGGCCACTGTTCTTGAGCGAGTTTGGACTGGACCAGAGAGGCACAAATGTCAACGACAACAGGTACCTGGGATGCATGATGGGGGTTGCAGCTGAACTGGATTTGGACTGGGCATTGTGGACCTTGCAGGGGAGCTACTACATCAGGCAGGGTGTTCTTGCCATGGATGAGACCTATGGGTTGCTGACCTGGGACTGGTCCAAGCCCAGGAACTCCGGCTTGTTGCAGAGGATTCAAGCCATCCAATCTCCCTTTCAAG GTCCAGGTCTTTCTGATCTTTCACCGTACAGCATAATCTTCCATCCATCAACTGGGCTGTGTGTTCTAAGGACATCTTTGCTTGGACCAATTGAGTTAGGCCCCTGTGATGAATCAGATGTTTGGAGCTACACAGAGCAGCAGACTCTGACATTAAAGGATAAGCTCCTTTGTCTGAAAGCTGATGGCACAGGGAAGCCAGCCAGGCTTGGAATCATCTGCAGCGACACCCAGTCAAAATGGGAGTTCATATCAGACTCCAAGATGCATCTGTCAACCAAGATGTCCAGTGATGGCTGCAGCCTATGCTTGGATGTTGACCCCGATGGCATCAGCATCATCACGAATCCATGCAGGTGCTTGACGAATGATCAAACATGCAATCCAGAGAGCCAGTGGTTCAAGATGATAAGCAGCACGAGGAAGACTGCGAGCAAGAACTCCATTCTGCGGTTGCCTTCGCGACCTGAAATTTGGAGGTTCGTGAGGAATCGAGTCCTTGAATCCTCCATGTGA
- the LOC135615175 gene encoding cytochrome P450 71AP13-like, whose product MVRAGGRDEFDQMKSLLSEPIMVQLLLVASLTLLIFLLLIARLPRKRGRSPRLPPGPPPLPLIGNLHQLGRLPHLSLHRLALRYGPIFYLTLGEIPTVIVSSARVAKEALRTHDLALASRPPLYAAKKLFYGCTDVAFAPYGAYWRHVRKICIVELLSARRVESYAPARAAEVACMLGRIAAAAGGVVNLSKVLGMYANGVLCRAAFGKEFVEGGEYEKRGFQSMLHEYQVLLGGFSVGDFMPSLDWLNAVTGLKKRLEGTFRRFDEFFDQIIEDHITERRRRRKKKKGGEEEEEEEVMDLVDVLLDVQENESSEMPLTMDNVKAVILDMFAAGTDTTFITLDWAMTELLMNPTAMKRAQDEVRSIVGDRETVSESDLPHMRYLKAVIKETFRLHPPAPVLVPRESMNSVTIDGYDIPARTRIFVNAWAIGRDPESWRNPNAFMPERFLNSSIDFKGQDFELIPFGAGRRGCPAITFGTASVEIALAQLLHSFDWELPTGVTTEDMDMTEVFGITMHRIEELVAVAKPRLL is encoded by the exons ATGGTGAGGGCAGGTGGTCGGGATGAGTTTGATCAAATGAAATCCTTGCTGTCAGAGCCGATCATGGTGCAGCTCCTGCTCGTAGCATCTCTAACGCTGCTAATCTTCCTCTTGCTTATAGCTCGGTTGCCAAGGAAGAGGGGGAGAAGCCCCAGGCTTCCGCCTGGCCCTCCTCCGCTCCCGCTCATCGGCAACCTTCACCAGCTCGGCCGCCTGCCTCACCTCTCCCTCCACCGCCTGGCGCTCAGGTACGGTCCCATTTTCTACCTCACTCTCGGCGAGATCCCCACCGTGATCGTCTCCTCCGCCCGCGTCGCCAAGGAGGCCCTGCGCACCCACGACCTCGCCCTCGCCAGCCGCCCCCCTCTGTACGCCGCCAAGAAGCTCTTCTACGGCTGCACCGACGTCGCCTTCGCCCCCTACGGCGCGTACTGGCGGCACGTCCGCAAGATATGCATCGTGGAGCTGCTCAGCGCCCGGCGGGTCGAGTCATACGCCCCCGCCAGGGCCGCGGAAGTCGCCTGCATGCTCGGCaggatcgccgccgccgccggcggaGTGGTGAATCTGAGTAAGGTATTGGGCATGTACGCCAACGGGGTTCTCTGCCGCGCGGCGTTTGGGAAGGAGTTCGTGGAGGGCGGAGAGTACGAGAAGCGCGGGTTTCAGAGCATGCTGCACGAGTACCAGGTGCTGCTTGGGGGTTTCAGTGTCGGGGACTTCATGCCCTCTCTAGACTGGCTGAATGCGGTGACAGGGTTGAAGAAGAGATTAGAGGGGACGTTTCGCCGTTTCGATGAATTCTTTGATCAGATAATAGAAGATCACATcacggagaggaggaggaggaggaagaagaagaagggaggcgaggaggaggaggaggaggaggtgatggaTCTGGTGGACGTGTTGCTTGATGTGCAGGAGAATGAGTCCTCGGAAATGCCTCTCACTATGGATAACGTGAAGGCTGTCATCTTG GACATGTTTGCAGCTGGCACTGATACCACCTTCATCACACTGGACTGGGCAATGACGGAGCTTCTTATGAATCCCACAGCGATGAAGAGGGCACAAGACGAGGTCCGAAGCATCGTCGGCGATCGCGAAACGGTGTCGGAGAGCGATCTCCCTCACATGCGCTACCTGAAAGCCGTGATCAAAGAGACTTTCAGGTTGCACCCTCCTGCTCCGGTGCTGGTCCCAAGAGAGTCCATGAACTCGGTGACGATCGACGGCTACGACATCCCAGCGAGAACGAGGATCTTCGTCAACGCATGGGCAATCGGAAGAGACCCGGAGTCGTGGCGGAACCCTAACGCGTTCATGCCCGAAAGATTCCTCAACAGCTCCATCGACTTCAAAGGGCAGGATTTCGAGCTGATACCCTTCGGCGCCGGGCGACGAGGTTGTCCGGCCATCACGTTCGGCACCGCCAGTGTGGAGATCGCACTGGCTCAACTCCTCCATAGCTTCGATTGGGAGCTCCCCACTGGAGTTACGACGGAAGACATGGACATGACTGAGGTCTTCGGGATAACGATGCATCGTATCGAAGAACTGGTGGCTGTTGCAAAACCTCGTCTACTCTGA